Proteins encoded in a region of the Benincasa hispida cultivar B227 chromosome 2, ASM972705v1, whole genome shotgun sequence genome:
- the LOC120072253 gene encoding uncharacterized protein LOC120072253, producing MARILSLSQSFISSKFQSAPLKLSLLIPSSFALGHRNRSTRSGKVKFIEIDLESSSFAADSEVLAIRKLDDFVQRIIVERSTPNWLPFVPGSSFWVPPRRNKPRRVVDLFDKLVEPIAKEDSPSLANARGWPCLDFFAKESGSGATRLAPVDTELETSNEVELEIEVKTPTSTDNSNQPED from the exons ATGGCCCGAATTCTCTCTCTTTCCCAATCTTTTATCTCCTCCAAGTTCCAATCTGCACCTTTGAAATTATCGCTGTTGATTCCGTCTTCCTTTGCCCTCGGTCATCGGAACCGCTCTACACGTTCCGGCAAGGTCAAATTCATCGAAATTGACCTCGAATCGTCCTCTTTCGCGGCTGATTCAGAGGTTCTTGCTATTAGGAAGCTCGACGACTTTGTACAGAGGATTATTGTTGAGCGATCTACTCCTAATTGGCTTCCGTTTGTGCCCGGTTCGTCATTTTGGGTTCCTCCACGCCGTAACAAACCACGTAGGGTGGTCGACCTATTCGATAAATTGGTTGAACCGATCGCCAAAGAGGATTCCCCTTCCCTTGCCAACGCCCGTGGTTGGCCCTGCTTAGATTTTTTCGCCAAAG AGTCTGGCTCTGGAGCAACTCGATTGGCTCCAGTAGATACTGAGTTGGAAACTTCAAATGAGGTGGAGTTGGAGATTGAGGTGAAGACACCAACAAGTACAGATAACTCAAACCAGCCTGAGGATTGA
- the LOC120072333 gene encoding uncharacterized protein LOC120072333 isoform X1, whose product MAEGPEAIPSSSQSSSSLKWQSDNLEQTQVPKLSSFPTFPNGNVQMIPIMYPALFPGSAALENQNRGAGIYAVPSFPSMGGPIIGMTTNNLIPLTYSIPTRSDTSNRTNPEGGTTVEENGRVEGQQQQQQQQPAPQRQVVVRRFQIAIQIDLLLILKLAAVIFLVHQDGSRQRLIVLVICASLVYLYQTGALTPLIRWLSQGMQRAAAPPHPPRPGVRAENAPVAPPVARQEAQNAAFAEGQPGAEVENQPANEGNRAVENENVAEPGAGNGGLNWWGVVKEIQMIVFGFITSLLPGFHNHMD is encoded by the exons ATGGCGGAAGGACCGGAAGCGATCCCTTCAAGCTCTCAATCATCTTCTTCTCTGAAATGGCAGAGCGACAATCTTGAACAAACCCAG GTTCCTAAACTTTCCAGTTTTCCCACTTTTCCAAATGGTAATGTGCAAATGATCCCAATCATGTATCCTGCACTTTTTCCTGGATCAGCTGCTTTGGAAAATCAAAATCGTGGAGCTGGTATTTATGCAGTTCCTTCTTTTCCATCAATGGGGGGACCTATTATTGGAATGACGACTAATAATCTTATTCCTCTGACTTACAGCATACCCAC TAGATCTGATACCAGTAATAGAACAAATCCTGAGGGTGGCACAACAGTTGAAGAGAATGGGCGAGTAGAAGGACAACAACAGCAACAGCAGCAGCAACCAGCACCCCAAAGACAAGTTGTTGTCAGAAGATTTCAAATTGCAATACAGATTGATTTGTTGCTCATATTGAAGCTCGCTGCTGTTATTTTTCTTGTTCATCAAGATGGTTCGAGACAAAGGCTTATTGTTCTGGTGATTTGTGCTTCACTAGTCTATCT ATATCAAACTGGGGcactaacaccattgatacGATGGCTTTCACAAGGCATGCAAAGGGCAGCTGCACCTCCCCATCCCCCAAGACCTGGAGTTAGAGCAGAGAACGCTCCGGTAGCTCCTCCAGTTGCAAGGCAAGAAGCTCAGAACGCTGCTTTTGCAG AGGGACAACCGGGGGCGGAGGTCGAGAACCAACCTGCAAATGAAGGGAACCGTGCTGTTGAAAACGAGAATGTGGCAGAGCCTGGTGCTGGAAATGGTGGTCTCAACTGGTGGGGAGTGGTGAAGGAAATCCAGATGATAGTCTTTGGCTTTATTACTTCTCTGCTCCCAGGCTTTCATAACCACATGGACTAG
- the LOC120072333 gene encoding uncharacterized protein LOC120072333 isoform X2 produces the protein MIPIMYPALFPGSAALENQNRGAGIYAVPSFPSMGGPIIGMTTNNLIPLTYSIPTRSDTSNRTNPEGGTTVEENGRVEGQQQQQQQQPAPQRQVVVRRFQIAIQIDLLLILKLAAVIFLVHQDGSRQRLIVLVICASLVYLYQTGALTPLIRWLSQGMQRAAAPPHPPRPGVRAENAPVAPPVARQEAQNAAFAEGQPGAEVENQPANEGNRAVENENVAEPGAGNGGLNWWGVVKEIQMIVFGFITSLLPGFHNHMD, from the exons ATGATCCCAATCATGTATCCTGCACTTTTTCCTGGATCAGCTGCTTTGGAAAATCAAAATCGTGGAGCTGGTATTTATGCAGTTCCTTCTTTTCCATCAATGGGGGGACCTATTATTGGAATGACGACTAATAATCTTATTCCTCTGACTTACAGCATACCCAC TAGATCTGATACCAGTAATAGAACAAATCCTGAGGGTGGCACAACAGTTGAAGAGAATGGGCGAGTAGAAGGACAACAACAGCAACAGCAGCAGCAACCAGCACCCCAAAGACAAGTTGTTGTCAGAAGATTTCAAATTGCAATACAGATTGATTTGTTGCTCATATTGAAGCTCGCTGCTGTTATTTTTCTTGTTCATCAAGATGGTTCGAGACAAAGGCTTATTGTTCTGGTGATTTGTGCTTCACTAGTCTATCT ATATCAAACTGGGGcactaacaccattgatacGATGGCTTTCACAAGGCATGCAAAGGGCAGCTGCACCTCCCCATCCCCCAAGACCTGGAGTTAGAGCAGAGAACGCTCCGGTAGCTCCTCCAGTTGCAAGGCAAGAAGCTCAGAACGCTGCTTTTGCAG AGGGACAACCGGGGGCGGAGGTCGAGAACCAACCTGCAAATGAAGGGAACCGTGCTGTTGAAAACGAGAATGTGGCAGAGCCTGGTGCTGGAAATGGTGGTCTCAACTGGTGGGGAGTGGTGAAGGAAATCCAGATGATAGTCTTTGGCTTTATTACTTCTCTGCTCCCAGGCTTTCATAACCACATGGACTAG